TAGAGCACCTGCGGTATGCTCACAGACAAAATTCAATGTATTTCCAGTGACACAAGCACAGGCATAATTAACTAAGTAAACAAACTAGCCCAGATAAAAACTAGTACGATGAAAGAAATCTAAAAACCAAGAAGTACCTTTTTCTGTTTGATAGCTGTTCGAGCTTGGTACttccccctctcctccctcccAGCCCTTATCAGTGCTAGCCTTTCTTCCTTGGTCATCTTTTTTCGGATATTAGCCTAAAATAGTCAGCCACATTGCATCAGACAAGTAGTCAGTACCATGGAAAATTAACAGACAGGAAAATCGGAAACTATTTTTCCCAAGCATACTGATAACTTCTCAGGTTTTAGGTGCCAGATAAACGAAGATGCAGAAGTATATGTGACAAACTAAGCATTCAACAGATCTTCACTACAGAAGTTGCAAGTGGCAACCAGGCTTAGCACTGCCTCCACTTTGTTCAGCTTAGCGAGTACAGCTGAATAAAAACTGAGGTTTGAGAAACTTGCAGGTAACTAAAGACAGCAACTAGAGCCAAAACCATCCTATACAAACTACCAATGAGAGAAGAAACAGAAATCCAAAACTTACCTCGAGTTTGGCAGCATCAACTCTTTTAGCACTAAGTTGGTCTGTGCTTGGAATCTTAAATCCATGTTGAGCTAATGCAATACTTGCCTCCTTTTTGGCCTGATGATTTAGACAAATGCATATATGcaattacaaaaattaattgAGACAATTCATTTCTCactattaattaaaaaaaacactAGAGAATAGCTACTTTCTGTACAAAATCAAAAATCTATAATGAAAATTTGAGTATTAAGACAAGCTTGCTTAAGGATGAAGAGAACCACTAAACCTGTAGCTCTTTTATTCTCTGGAAGTCCTCATTAGATAGAATACCATCATTTGTCTCTGAGGTGCTGCCCTCTCTAGCTCCTGCCAGTTTCTTTAAGGCTCGAAGACTTTGACTGGCAGCATTCAGTTGTTCATTGAAATCAGAAAACTTCCTTTTACCTGCCTTATATCCCCTTTCACCACCACTATCAGTCCTAAAAGTTTCACTAGCAATACTCAAGGGACCACTAGATGCTGCAGGGTCATGCCCATCAGCCTTGCCACTTTCATCGTCATCACTGATAACATCAGTATTATCAGGACTAAAATTAGCATCATCATCTTCAGAATCTTTATTCTCTTCTTGCATACTATCATCTTCACTGGTGGTACCCTGGTCATCAATATCTTGATCATCATTGTCGTCGTCATCACCATCATCAGAAGAACCACTATGACCAGCAACCTCCACTTCACTGGGACCAACATCATCATCTATATCTGAAGAGCTAGTAAATCCATCATCAGTATCAGCCTCAGATTCAGTATTGTCATCTTTCAATAGCTCAAATCCAGGGACATTGGAAGCGACCTTGACTTCACCATATGCTTTAGGCCTGGCCTTGGGATCAGCAGGTCGCCCTCTATCCTTCTTGACCAAAAGTGATGGGCAAACCTGCAGTGATACCATCAACATTCCCATAGAAAATAAGTACCAGGAAGAGAAGTACAAGAATACAATTTTAAATGCATGTGCGTGTATCTATGtgcttgagagagagagagagaaataatACCTCTCTAAACAAAGTAAGAAGTGATCGAGCAGCCGAAGAAACTGCTTTCTCATGTGATTTCCTATATAACACAAGGTCTTGCAGCAAATCTTCTGTCATCAActacaaataaaagaaaaaggataaaagTTCCAGAAAAATGGGCATCAACTTGAATAAGAGATAGGATGTTATCTTAGCTTGGCATAAAAAGTTGAGGCATGACATCAACTTTGGAGTCAAACTAAATACCATAAAACGCAGAATGATGCTAATATTTCTTTGACATCATTAATAAATTGTACCAGAGGCATGCGCAGACATATTTCCCGTACAACATTCAGTCCAACAGAAATGGCCTAACATGAGAGGCAAAAAGTAAGATCAGCTTGACACGGAACAAACATATCCATTTGGGATAAGTCATCAAAGAAAACTGATGATTTTATAAAGCAGGAATCACCTCAGAGCGAGATCGATCATGCACAAACTGATTCACTATTTGTTTGAACAATGGTTCAACTGCATCAGGTGGAACCTAGTCAAGAAAATCTATTAGCTGCGGCAAAACTAAATTGATTAAAACTATAGAGCATGGTAATGAACAAGTGGACAGAAATAAGATCACATACCATGTCATGGCAAGCCTGAACAGCTGCTGCAAGTAAACTTGTTACATCACGTTGATGGGACTGAAAACAGCAAGAGCAGATGCATGATCATTCAAAGAGAACTAAAAGAAATCTTAAAAGCtgaaggaaaaaaatgacaaaaaaccTGCACATATTTTTGAAAGTAAGGATATAGGTTCAGCAGAATTAAGCGATGAAGACCAACAGTTCGTGCAATGACTTTCAGCATCATCATTTTCACCTGTAGCATTGAAAAGcccaaaaagtaaaaaatagtAGAGTTCTGCATGATGATATGCTTTGACAAGAAGATGATCTGGAGAACTAGGGACAAAGAAAACAACCTCAAACCTTTCATTAGTAGTTTGAAGGCGTGAGAACAGCTTCTCAGCAAATCCCTGTAATAATTTTTATAGATACCTTAGTTTATACGATAATGGGAATGAGTGGTTTAGGGAAGAAACAGAATAGCCTACCAACCTGTGCATCTTTCAAGTGGTTTAGTGGTGAATAGTAACTTGAATTGTTCTTCTCTGATGACATGCGTTGCTGCTTCTTCATGCTACGGATGGCACGCTGCAATTTtgcttgctttttctttttgctggATGAGGTACCTTTATGTTTTGCCTAAACAAACAAAGTAGAAGAAAAAGATGCTCTTGATTTTGGTGAAATTCATTAGCACAAGTTGCTGAAACTCTCAAGGAAACAGTATCACAATTCTTTCTTCACTAGATAGAACACAGGAAACCAAGAACATGAAGCCAAAAGTGTTCCCTACAGAAGGCTTTAAAGATCCCTGCAAGAATTTTTGTAGTACTCCACTTTAATAATTAACTACTCTTCCTCTCCTAGAAGCAACAACAGCCATTTTTCTGCATCTCTAATCCAGATGGCATACAAAGTTATATCAATCTTGATCAAGGGAACAGAATTTGTAAGTTTAGTAAATCCTATGGTATGGAAAAGGCATCATCAGCAACTAACAGTATACGATGGGAATTTCTTAAGGAAATTGACCAGGAAAAGATCAGAAAGCCTAAATAGAGCAACCGACCTTGTAGACGACCTCTTTACTAAGAACTATCTGAGGCTGTTGGGTTGCCTGCTCATCTTCACTGCCTGAATCATCACTATTATCATCATCTTCAATCTTCTCATAATCAAGAAGGAATGAGAGGGTAGCAATCATGATCCTGAATAATCAAATACATGAAGAAGTACCTCAATGCAATTAGGTGAATCAGCAGTCTAGCATCTATCATCAACACTCACCTCGGTGATGTATGAAAGCATGCAGTACAAATAGCATTAGCAGTCCTGTCATCAAACCACACCTTCCTCCGGTGAAGATCACAAAGTGTAATGAGTGATCTCTTTGCTTTTGTTTCATCCTCTTGCTTTCACATTGAGCCAAAATTTAGACACCGAACATAACCATAATAAACAGACCTAGAATGACAGTAAAGAAGAAAGACATGAACAAACCTGAAGCATAGAAAACAAGATATTCTGAAGTCCACGATTCTTTGGATCATTCTTGTGCTTTTGATTCATACGCCTAATGTTATGAATAATGTGTGAAAATGCCAATGTCCTCAGAGTCCTGTCGCCTAGAGTCTGAAGCTCCATGAATAGTTCCAGTATGTCCACAATGTCAACCATCTAACAAGTATGAAATTCCCATTAATACTCGAACTGAACTGCAGAGGAAATTAAAGAGATTACCAGgatataaatatttttgttgTAAATACAGGTTGACGTCCTTGCACATTCTTTTTATTCAAGTGTCAACTTCAATTATGCATGAAAGCCGGATCACTAAGTACTAAGAAAATAAGGAAGCGGATTCAATCCTTCCATTAAAAAATGCTGCAGGAGGGGAAggattaaaattttaaaaataaaaaaattattccatTTCTCAGGACAAAGAATGGTAAGCACTACACAATGTCCGAAAAAACCTGCAACTCTACAGCCAAGCAGAGAAAAGAGTATGATAAGTAAATATGTAATTTCATGTGTCACCAGAAAACCAAAAATTACACCTTAGACACTCAGGAATATCTTTTCCATAGGCGCCATTAGTTAACTGAGCCCTCTGGCTGTAAGAAGCTAAAACAAGGCACTCCCCACTTCAGCTTTTCTAAATCACCAGGAAATGACCAAGTAGGAATTATGGTTAGACGCTTCAACTCTTCATTTCACTCAATCAAACGACTGATCCATAAGTCTCTCGAGAAAGGAGAAATTGAACAAAGAAAAGCATTTGGAGTGTAATTCTTTATAATCAATTCAATCCCTCCATAATCTCCATAAGCTAGTCAGCATGACAAAATTACTAAAATATATGTATTCCTTGGCAACCAAAGCGAGCAATATTTATTCGAaatcctcccccccccccccccctctcttaTTACCCCGTCTAAAGAGAAAACAGGAAAGAAATCCTCAGCAGAGGCAAGCTTAATCTTTTAACAACAAAAGCTATACAACTACATACAAAAACGAATGAAAAACCAATTAATTGGGTTGTTAATCTTTTAACAACCCAATTCCTTTCTTAACCGACCACATATTTCCTCAATCTGTTAAACGAAAAACCAATTAATGAAAACCTTTGATATCTACTAAAAAGGTAAAAACACCTTAAttcgaaaagaaaaaaaaaagagcagctAACCATCCCAGAATAATAACCTTTCTGTTAATCAAGAGAATCAGGGCCTGGGTGACATGAACTCGAAGACCTGACGGAAGAGTCCGGGCCGACGACCGAAGAAACTGCGCAAGCTCCCTGGGAAATTGGGCCAAGTGTTTTGAATAAAAGGGTGTGACATGGGCCAAGAACAATGCCCGGTCGCCCAAATCCTTGGCGACGGTGGGGTCGGCGGCGATACCACTTACGGAGGTAAAGCTCATAGCAGCCTGCTGCTGGAAAAGCTCCATGGACGATTTGAACTGATTGTAGATCAAATGGAGCTCCATTTCGTAGCCTTCTGGGTCGGACTTCATTTTGGACTGTAAAGCAGGCAAGTTAAGCTTCTCTGCATCCTTTCCCGATGCTGTTATAGCCTCCGGATTCAAGTCCGGCAACAACGAAGCCGGTGCTGACGCCATATGCGATAATCGTCCGGAAAAGATGGAGACTTCAGCCAAACCCAACTAAAACCCTAAAGAGGGTATTACTGCTGGATTTCCTTTTATAGTTAGAGTTGTACGTTAGGTGCTGTTTACTAGGCTGGGTTTTGGGGGAGTAGGGGTAATTTGGTCTTAAAAATACAAGTAGTTAAAGCACGCGGGGATAAACGGCCCTGGCTGCCGCCTTTACATGTAGCCCGTTCTGGTAGActaccttattttattttgctatcATGTTATTTTGATTCATTCTCTTCTATAGTAATATGCTAGTGAAGTTGCTGCCTAGAAGTGCTGTGGTTTCCGCGGCGAAAAGGGATGTTCATTCTGGTTTGGTGGCAGCTAATGCTAAGGTAATCTATGTTTCTTGATTCCTCCCATGGAATTCTGCTTCAGCAAATTTTTATATGACTTGAGAACTTTAATAAGCTTTGGGGGGTGGTAGACAAATTAGTGGATTTCGCCTAAACAGTAATAGTTTTCGCCTAAATATGATTCTTTAGAAATATGATATATTCGGTTGTTTTTTAGACCGAATTACGGAGTGACTTTGATTTAACTTTCCTGCAACGAGAAATTAAGCTTGGTTTATACTAGTTAATGTTCTTCTGTTTTAGGAGAATTCCGTATTGAAGTTATCTACTGTCGAGCTTGTGTCAAAGTTGCTTGACCGAAGATGGGCGTTGAGGATCCCAGACGCTCAAATTCACCAAGTTATGGTATGTGGGAGTGGAAGATTTAAACAGCAGGGCAGTGAAGTATTGGAGTTTAGAAATAATTCAGGACCGTCTCTGGGGGATGGTATGGCGGCGAGGAACCTCAGGCAGCCAGTATTTTATGTTGTGAGGGATGATTTGCTGCATCCTTTGGTGAATGGTAACAAGGCTCGCAAGTTGGATGCTTTGCTTCCTTTTCTGGAGGATAACTCGGTGACTGATGTGGTAagatctttttcctttttcaggGCATATTTAGTAGTGTTTTGAAGATCTCTATCTGAGCTCCTTGGTTACTACTGATTTTCCTAGATGTTTTTGATCCGACATTTCTTGACCTTTCTTGGTCATTAGTTTGATACTGAGGAGAGGATGCATATCGATTGGTTTTTCAGAGTACCATCGAGGCAGCAAACTGCCTGCCCAGTAACATTAACTTCTGTATTCTTGTTACACTCGTATGATTCATTACAATTTTTTAAGCAAGAGGGAATGCTACTGAGATCCACCACTTTTGGTTTTCCTTGCACATCCAATTGGGTTGAGGGGAAGAGAAATGTACTCGTATGCTTGTCACCTCCTTTTGCCTTTGGAACTCGTTGGCTATCTCGTGTAATACAGTATATTGAAAGCAGAATTAAAATGTCAAATGATATCCAATGGACCGTTCTAGGTTACTTGTGGAGGCTGTCAAAGTGCGCATGCTGCAGCTGTTGGTATGTAATGTCACATTTAAAATGGGACATTTCCCTTGTCATATTAATTATCCCATGGATTGATATGGACATGTTTTGCTAGTCTTTTGTTTTGAATAAAAACATAATGCTGCTGTAATATATTGATCCATATTATACAGCTGTTTCATGTGCCGAACGGGGACTGAAGACGCATCTGCTTCTTCGAGGGGAACAGCCTGAAATTCTAACCGGTTATACTCTGATTTCCACACTTCATGGAAACATAAATTACGTTGAAAGATCTTTATATGCCAGAagggatgaaattctttcaAGGCACGCTAATATGATAGCTGGCAGTAATGGATCTGTCCGGTGGCTTAGTGATTTGCTGGAGCCTGCCTCCGTCTATCATGTGCCTCCGAAGCAGATCGTTTCTCAACTAGATGGCTCTAGCAACACCATGAATAAGAAGGTTATCATCATCAACGAAGGTGCGGGCGATGCTGTAGCCTTGTTAGGTACTTGTCCAGTGTATTTCTTTGCAGCTAATGCTGCTGCACTTTCAGACACAGTTATCTTCATAAATTTATGGAGTTAATGTTGCCTTACTATTCCTTTTCCTCTAGACGTGTCCTTTTTCACGTCGAGTGAAATGCAAACTGTTTAA
This portion of the Coffea eugenioides isolate CCC68of chromosome 11, Ceug_1.0, whole genome shotgun sequence genome encodes:
- the LOC113754472 gene encoding protein SDA1 homolog, whose amino-acid sequence is MASAPASLLPDLNPEAITASGKDAEKLNLPALQSKMKSDPEGYEMELHLIYNQFKSSMELFQQQAAMSFTSVSGIAADPTVAKDLGDRALFLAHVTPFYSKHLAQFPRELAQFLRSSARTLPSGLRVHVTQALILLINRKMVDIVDILELFMELQTLGDRTLRTLAFSHIIHNIRRMNQKHKNDPKNRGLQNILFSMLQQEDETKAKRSLITLCDLHRRKVWFDDRTANAICTACFHTSPRIMIATLSFLLDYEKIEDDDNSDDSGSEDEQATQQPQIVLSKEVVYKAKHKGTSSSKKKKQAKLQRAIRSMKKQQRMSSEKNNSSYYSPLNHLKDAQGFAEKLFSRLQTTNERFEVKMMMLKVIARTVGLHRLILLNLYPYFQKYVQSHQRDVTSLLAAAVQACHDMVPPDAVEPLFKQIVNQFVHDRSRSEAISVGLNVVREICLRMPLLMTEDLLQDLVLYRKSHEKAVSSAARSLLTLFREVCPSLLVKKDRGRPADPKARPKAYGEVKVASNVPGFELLKDDNTESEADTDDGFTSSSDIDDDVGPSEVEVAGHSGSSDDGDDDDNDDQDIDDQGTTSEDDSMQEENKDSEDDDANFSPDNTDVISDDDESGKADGHDPAASSGPLSIASETFRTDSGGERGYKAGKRKFSDFNEQLNAASQSLRALKKLAGAREGSTSETNDGILSNEDFQRIKELQAKKEASIALAQHGFKIPSTDQLSAKRVDAAKLEANIRKKMTKEERLALIRAGREERGKYQARTAIKQKKTGGLSNRQKEHKKAMPLAAKRAKVSRSRQEKKRKQQRSGKQFRGRKAWK
- the LOC113753488 gene encoding D-cysteine desulfhydrase 2, mitochondrial: MLVKLLPRSAVVSAAKRDVHSGLVAANAKENSVLKLSTVELVSKLLDRRWALRIPDAQIHQVMVCGSGRFKQQGSEVLEFRNNSGPSLGDGMAARNLRQPVFYVVRDDLLHPLVNGNKARKLDALLPFLEDNSVTDVVTCGGCQSAHAAAVAVSCAERGLKTHLLLRGEQPEILTGYTLISTLHGNINYVERSLYARRDEILSRHANMIAGSNGSVRWLSDLLEPASVYHVPPKQIVSQLDGSSNTMNKKVIIINEGAGDAVALLGVIRLVQYLSQDHLFGKVQAVKIIVDAGTGTTAVGLGLGALCLGLPWEVHAVMLADSVEGYRKKEQSLISEFRKMCESPEIDLRLNGAKYEVVHWVERNRPRKFGNVLKGEVEECQRIAQQTGILVDPIYTLAAWELAAQLSQEQGASAGVAMLHTGGTLGIFGLAQRYKPHFQNLKAH